From Gimesia panareensis, the proteins below share one genomic window:
- a CDS encoding M81 family metallopeptidase, translating to MRVGILSIQHESNTFIQTATTLTDFEHDVLATGDEIYPIFKDSAHEIGGFFAGLAETDLEAVPIFVARALPGGTITAETVDTLVSQMLTALKEAGPLDGLLVAPHGAGVSESERDLDGYWLSLVREQVGPDLPVICTLDAHANVSQKMIDACDATIVYRSNPHIDQKDRGIEAARLMDRTLKGEVKPTQAACFVPVAINIERQHTSSEPCASLYCQADEMLQTPGVLSNSIILGFPYADVEEMGSGFIVVTDNDPQQAQELADQLGKTLIDRRKEFQAKLIDIDEALKRAEQMAGPVCFLDMGDNIGGGSPADGTTILHAIERRNGPASFACLYDPEAAQAAITAGPGATMIRLEMGGKTDDLHGEPLVADVNVVSVHDGHFTESEVRHGGKTEFHMGPTAVVQTDYGLTIMLNSHRTPPFSLGQLTSCNIEPGDYQILIAKGVQAPLAAYRPVCPNLIRVNTPGSTSADMEQFDYQYRRKPLFPFESID from the coding sequence ATGCGTGTCGGAATTCTATCAATACAACACGAATCGAATACATTTATTCAGACGGCGACGACGCTGACCGATTTCGAGCATGATGTGCTGGCGACGGGAGATGAGATCTACCCGATTTTTAAAGACTCGGCCCACGAGATTGGCGGTTTCTTCGCGGGACTGGCAGAGACTGACCTGGAAGCGGTGCCGATCTTTGTCGCCCGGGCTCTGCCGGGCGGAACGATCACGGCGGAAACCGTTGATACGCTGGTCAGCCAGATGCTGACCGCACTGAAGGAGGCGGGACCGCTGGACGGTCTGCTGGTCGCGCCGCATGGTGCGGGCGTCAGCGAAAGCGAACGGGACCTGGATGGTTACTGGCTGTCGCTGGTTCGCGAACAGGTTGGTCCGGATCTGCCTGTCATCTGCACGCTGGATGCCCATGCGAATGTGTCACAGAAGATGATCGACGCCTGCGATGCGACGATTGTCTACCGTTCGAATCCGCACATCGATCAGAAGGATCGGGGCATCGAAGCAGCCCGGCTGATGGATCGGACATTGAAAGGGGAGGTCAAACCAACGCAGGCCGCCTGTTTCGTGCCGGTGGCGATTAATATCGAGCGTCAGCATACTTCTTCCGAACCGTGTGCCTCGCTGTATTGCCAGGCAGATGAAATGCTGCAGACACCCGGCGTGCTGTCGAACAGCATTATCCTCGGCTTTCCCTATGCGGATGTAGAGGAAATGGGTTCGGGCTTTATTGTGGTCACAGATAATGATCCACAGCAGGCGCAGGAGCTGGCAGATCAGTTGGGAAAGACACTGATCGACCGCCGCAAAGAATTTCAGGCCAAACTGATTGACATTGATGAGGCGTTGAAACGAGCGGAGCAGATGGCGGGCCCGGTCTGTTTTCTGGATATGGGAGATAACATCGGCGGCGGTTCTCCGGCAGATGGAACGACAATCCTGCATGCGATCGAACGGCGAAACGGTCCGGCGAGCTTCGCCTGCCTGTATGATCCCGAGGCGGCCCAGGCGGCTATCACCGCGGGTCCCGGAGCGACGATGATCAGGCTGGAGATGGGTGGTAAAACCGATGACCTGCACGGCGAACCCCTGGTCGCAGACGTGAATGTCGTCAGTGTGCATGACGGCCATTTCACGGAATCGGAAGTACGACACGGAGGCAAAACCGAATTTCACATGGGGCCGACAGCCGTAGTACAGACCGATTATGGTCTGACGATCATGCTCAACAGTCATCGGACACCCCCGTTCAGCCTGGGGCAGTTGACCTCGTGCAATATCGAGCCCGGCGACTATCAGATCCTGATCGCCAAAGGGGTACAGGCGCCGCTGGCCGCCTATCGCCCGGTCTGCCCGAACCTGATCCGCGTCAATACCCCCGGTTCAACCTCGGCGGATATGGAGCAGTTCGACTATCAGTACCGCCGAAAACCGCTGTTCCCGTTTGAATCCATTGATTAA
- a CDS encoding Gfo/Idh/MocA family protein, giving the protein MSHSVDRREFLKKALIAGTAVPALSSALPLPSLEAANKSKSPNEKLNLATIGVAARAYANITGTKSENFVALCDIDAHRLEKASKEFPHADTYNDYRKALDRDDIDAVLVSTPDHMHAPAAAMALRKGLPVYCEKPLTHSVYEARVLTDLAAKAGVPTQMGNQIHATDNYRKVVEMVQSGVIGPVRRVHVWVGGGVRIEGKRSQENHPPAYVNYDQWIGPAPFRPYNETSFHFNWRYWWDFGNGQLGDFGCHYMDLPFWALKLKYPKTVVGVGEKGHKGENDCPSFMRVDYEFTERDDLPPVHMTWYHGGWKPKGAEIYEKNSAVLFEGDDGRLLADYGTNKVFMEAGKEAKPVKPYLTRPESHHIEWLNAIRNGTPTGSNFAYAGPLTETVLLGNVSYRLGGKKLEWDAENLKVTNAPAADQYLKREYRKGWTL; this is encoded by the coding sequence ATGTCTCATTCCGTCGACCGCCGCGAGTTTCTCAAGAAAGCACTCATCGCAGGTACCGCTGTCCCCGCTCTCTCCTCTGCTCTACCGCTCCCGTCACTGGAAGCAGCGAACAAAAGCAAAAGCCCCAACGAGAAACTGAACCTGGCGACGATCGGTGTAGCCGCCCGTGCTTATGCCAACATCACGGGCACCAAATCAGAAAACTTCGTCGCCCTGTGTGACATCGACGCCCACCGGCTGGAGAAAGCCTCCAAAGAATTCCCGCACGCCGACACTTATAATGATTACCGCAAGGCCCTCGACCGGGACGACATTGACGCAGTCCTCGTCAGCACTCCCGATCACATGCATGCTCCCGCAGCAGCCATGGCGCTTCGCAAAGGGCTGCCCGTCTACTGTGAAAAACCGCTGACCCATTCCGTTTACGAAGCCCGCGTGCTGACCGACCTGGCCGCCAAAGCCGGCGTACCAACCCAGATGGGGAACCAGATCCACGCCACAGACAACTATCGCAAGGTTGTCGAAATGGTCCAGTCCGGCGTGATTGGTCCCGTCCGTCGCGTGCATGTCTGGGTCGGCGGAGGTGTGCGCATCGAAGGCAAACGCTCACAGGAAAACCATCCCCCGGCCTACGTCAACTACGATCAGTGGATCGGCCCGGCGCCCTTCCGTCCCTACAACGAAACCAGTTTCCATTTCAACTGGCGTTACTGGTGGGATTTCGGCAACGGTCAGCTGGGCGACTTCGGTTGCCACTACATGGACCTGCCGTTCTGGGCCCTGAAACTCAAGTACCCCAAAACCGTGGTCGGTGTTGGCGAGAAGGGCCACAAAGGCGAAAACGACTGCCCGAGCTTCATGCGCGTCGATTATGAATTCACCGAACGCGACGATCTGCCCCCGGTCCACATGACCTGGTATCACGGCGGCTGGAAACCCAAAGGGGCCGAGATCTACGAAAAGAACAGTGCGGTCCTCTTCGAAGGAGACGACGGCCGTCTGCTCGCCGACTATGGCACTAATAAGGTCTTCATGGAAGCCGGCAAAGAAGCTAAACCGGTGAAACCTTATCTGACCCGTCCTGAAAGCCACCACATCGAATGGCTCAACGCCATCCGCAACGGCACTCCCACCGGCAGTAACTTTGCCTATGCCGGCCCGCTGACCGAAACGGTACTGCTGGGCAACGTCTCTTACCGACTCGGCGGAAAGAAACTGGAATGGGACGCCGAAAATCTGAAAGTGACCAACGCCCCCGCAGCCGACCAGTACCTCAAACGCGAATACCGCAAAGGCTGGACGCTGTAG
- a CDS encoding mandelate racemase/muconate lactonizing enzyme family protein, producing MQITKIETSIAESIMPGLLLVRIHTSEGIVGCGETYYAPHAVAAMIHDWMSHYLMGKNPLDIEAHWRFLYERATNFGSRGTELRAISAIDLALWDIFGQVTSQPVWQLLGGCVQESIRTYNSCGGPSYGGTSDKESKHTWPGHGSVGNQGPLNDYWSAVNEPVELARSLLSEGYQALKVWTLDFAAHKTNGPLHITHEDITRALEPFQKIRDALGSNIELIIDGHGFFQLAPALRIAKRLQEYDILWAEDLLRIDCVDTLADFRDKAGIPVAVSEMFNGPDDYRLALEKRAADFVMIDPTWVGGISQTRNITRLAQFYNIPVVMHDCTGPLTLLNGVHVAASSNNVAWQESLRAHLRILYPQLIDTPIEVEQGRIKVPQKPGLGVAWLPELFTPGTNQYRATELA from the coding sequence ATGCAGATCACCAAAATTGAAACGTCCATTGCCGAGTCAATTATGCCGGGGCTGCTGCTGGTGCGGATTCATACCAGCGAAGGCATCGTCGGTTGCGGCGAGACCTATTACGCTCCGCATGCAGTCGCAGCGATGATCCACGACTGGATGTCGCATTACCTGATGGGGAAGAATCCGCTCGATATCGAAGCCCACTGGCGGTTCCTGTATGAACGGGCAACGAACTTCGGCTCCCGGGGAACCGAGCTGCGGGCGATCTCGGCAATAGACCTCGCACTGTGGGACATATTCGGCCAGGTGACCTCCCAGCCGGTCTGGCAGCTGCTGGGAGGCTGTGTGCAGGAATCGATTCGTACCTACAACAGCTGCGGCGGCCCTTCCTATGGGGGCACCAGTGACAAAGAGAGCAAGCATACCTGGCCGGGTCACGGTTCGGTGGGGAACCAGGGACCACTGAACGATTACTGGTCTGCCGTCAATGAGCCGGTGGAGCTGGCGCGATCGCTGCTGTCGGAAGGCTACCAGGCGCTCAAAGTCTGGACGCTGGACTTCGCAGCTCACAAGACGAACGGTCCACTGCACATTACGCATGAAGACATCACGCGGGCGCTGGAACCGTTTCAGAAAATACGGGACGCACTGGGGAGCAACATCGAACTGATCATCGACGGGCACGGGTTCTTTCAACTCGCGCCGGCGCTCCGCATCGCCAAACGCCTGCAGGAATATGACATCCTGTGGGCCGAGGACCTGCTGCGAATTGACTGCGTGGATACGCTGGCTGATTTCCGTGACAAGGCGGGGATCCCAGTGGCAGTGAGTGAGATGTTCAACGGTCCGGACGACTATCGGCTGGCGCTGGAAAAACGGGCGGCGGACTTTGTGATGATCGATCCAACATGGGTCGGCGGAATTTCGCAGACGCGGAACATCACCCGGCTGGCACAGTTCTATAACATTCCCGTGGTGATGCATGACTGCACGGGACCGCTGACGTTACTTAACGGAGTACATGTCGCCGCGAGTTCGAATAATGTGGCCTGGCAGGAGAGCCTGCGGGCCCACCTGCGGATTCTATATCCCCAGCTGATCGACACCCCGATTGAAGTGGAACAGGGGCGGATCAAAGTGCCGCAGAAACCGGGACTGGGGGTCGCCTGGCTGCCCGAGCTGTTTACGCCGGGGACGAACCAGTATCGTGCGACTGAACTTGCTTAG
- a CDS encoding IclR family transcriptional regulator encodes MPSTKEASSLGKAFQVLEVLATAAGPRSLLEIVQELGLHKPTVHRILGELLNLGYVSRVEKGVYEITPKLRRLASGELEDHLVEIADPCLRELHTETGETVNLGVLRGTNVRYLRVLESTHPLRRIVEPDSADPFYSTSLGRAITLQLTDEEWDALINRTRLLPRTAETVTDVKQLRKIHHRAQQDGYSVEQDQNDVGVTCIGAPLYQQENIVAAISLSVPTARADDKALQNFIKTVLRTAEQISHKLEFKR; translated from the coding sequence ATGCCTTCCACCAAAGAAGCCTCTTCCCTGGGCAAAGCATTTCAGGTACTCGAAGTCCTGGCAACCGCTGCCGGACCGCGGTCGCTCTTGGAAATTGTGCAGGAGCTGGGACTGCATAAACCGACCGTGCACCGGATCCTCGGCGAACTGCTCAACCTGGGCTACGTGAGTCGTGTCGAAAAAGGCGTCTATGAAATTACTCCCAAACTCAGGCGACTTGCGTCTGGCGAACTCGAAGATCATCTGGTTGAAATCGCTGATCCCTGTCTGCGGGAACTGCATACGGAAACGGGAGAGACCGTCAACCTGGGCGTTCTCCGCGGGACCAATGTCCGTTACCTGCGGGTGCTCGAAAGTACGCATCCCCTCCGGCGGATCGTTGAACCGGACAGCGCGGATCCCTTTTACTCGACTTCCCTGGGGCGTGCGATTACGCTGCAACTGACCGATGAGGAATGGGATGCGCTGATCAATCGCACCCGCCTGCTGCCCCGGACCGCGGAAACCGTGACCGATGTCAAACAGCTCCGCAAAATTCATCATCGCGCACAACAGGACGGCTACTCCGTCGAGCAGGATCAGAACGATGTCGGCGTGACCTGTATCGGGGCGCCCCTCTATCAACAGGAAAACATCGTGGCCGCCATCAGCCTCAGCGTTCCTACCGCCCGGGCAGATGACAAAGCACTACAGAATTTCATCAAAACCGTCCTGCGAACGGCCGAACAGATTTCCCACAAACTTGAATTCAAGAGATGA
- a CDS encoding diacylglycerol/lipid kinase family protein — translation MSDAWVAIQRNPISGKGDRAALILDLVQHLKQQGIRPRLFSNRERMQEYVAERIQTTPPECIVAAGGDGTVQDVVNRYPDQRIAVLPLGTENLLARYLGIPKSGAFVAEMIKQGASREIDVCQLNQRKFVLMASIGFDAAVVENLAQVRRGNISYLSYLKPVLRTLYDYPFESLLISLDDGASEETAYHAIVVNIPAYGLNLNFSPDAVDHDGMLDLILFRKRGIISMLLYLWQIIRGTHLTSKYVQKIQARSIRIHSTRPVPIQTDGDASGLTPAEIKVIPRALKLIVPCPIQTIEA, via the coding sequence ATGTCTGATGCCTGGGTCGCCATTCAGAGAAATCCGATTTCCGGAAAAGGGGATCGCGCTGCGTTGATTCTGGATCTGGTACAGCATTTAAAGCAGCAGGGAATCCGGCCGCGTCTGTTTTCCAATCGGGAACGGATGCAGGAATACGTGGCGGAGCGCATCCAGACCACGCCGCCGGAGTGCATCGTAGCCGCCGGGGGAGACGGGACGGTGCAGGATGTGGTGAATCGCTACCCGGATCAGCGGATTGCCGTTCTGCCTCTGGGGACCGAAAACCTGCTGGCGCGTTACCTGGGGATTCCCAAATCGGGTGCGTTCGTAGCGGAAATGATCAAACAGGGTGCCAGCCGGGAGATCGATGTCTGCCAGCTCAACCAGCGGAAGTTCGTCCTGATGGCCAGCATCGGCTTTGACGCCGCGGTCGTGGAAAATCTGGCCCAGGTCCGCAGAGGGAATATTTCGTACTTGAGTTACCTGAAGCCGGTCCTGAGAACCCTGTATGACTACCCCTTCGAATCTTTGTTGATCAGTTTAGACGATGGTGCCAGCGAAGAGACCGCCTATCATGCGATCGTCGTGAATATTCCCGCCTACGGGCTGAATCTGAACTTCTCGCCGGATGCGGTCGACCACGACGGGATGCTGGACCTGATCCTGTTTCGCAAACGGGGTATCATCAGCATGCTGCTTTACCTGTGGCAGATCATCCGAGGCACGCATCTGACGTCAAAATACGTTCAGAAGATCCAGGCCCGCTCGATCCGGATTCATTCGACCAGGCCGGTGCCGATCCAGACCGATGGAGATGCCTCCGGGTTGACGCCGGCGGAAATCAAGGTCATTCCCCGAGCCCTGAAGCTGATCGTCCCTTGCCCCATTCAGACGATTGAAGCATAA
- a CDS encoding formate--tetrahydrofolate ligase — MHRITPSSPDGPILRDIDSLAKEIGLGPGDYEPYGRLKAKLVHGLADKLADRPLAKYIGVTAINPTPLGEGKTVTAIGLAMALSQLGHTTIGTLREPSLAPVFGIKGGGAGGGNCTLEPQFDINLHFTGDMHAVTSATNLLASIIDNHMARRKLPEINPKTITWKRALDLCDKGLAHIISGLDQPPQAPLRETGFDLTAASEVMAILALANDPRDLRLRLGRIVVGMTFDRQPVTVEQLGCAGAMAALLVDALRPNLVQSCEATPFLVHSGPFGNIAHGNSSIIADQIALRLADYVVTESGFGADCGAEKFFDIKCRTSGLQPDAEVLVCTARALKLQSGQFDVHPGKPLPPALLEENLDALHAGAVNLRAHLDIIQQYHLPTVVAINAFPDDSERELEEIQKIALEQGASAAVITRAFSEGGEGSLALAEAVVQAAAQPNQFQYLYPLEMPIAEKIETIATRIYGAGSVEFEPLARRRMQEYEQLGYGDLPICIAKTQYSLSHDPHLLGRPSGFTFPVRDLRLSAGAGFLYALSGEIRTMPGLPSEPAALRIDIDDTGKIIGLH, encoded by the coding sequence ATGCATCGTATTACTCCTTCCAGCCCCGACGGGCCGATTCTCAGAGACATCGATTCCCTCGCGAAAGAAATCGGCCTGGGACCAGGCGACTACGAACCGTACGGCCGCCTCAAAGCCAAACTGGTCCACGGACTCGCAGACAAATTAGCCGACCGTCCACTGGCGAAATACATCGGCGTCACTGCCATCAACCCGACTCCACTGGGCGAAGGCAAAACCGTGACCGCCATCGGCCTGGCGATGGCCCTCTCGCAACTGGGCCACACCACGATCGGCACGCTCCGCGAACCCTCGTTGGCACCGGTGTTCGGCATCAAGGGAGGCGGGGCCGGCGGAGGCAATTGCACGCTGGAGCCCCAGTTCGATATCAACCTGCATTTCACCGGCGACATGCACGCGGTCACTTCAGCCACCAATCTACTGGCCAGCATCATCGATAACCACATGGCCCGGCGGAAACTTCCCGAAATCAATCCGAAGACCATCACCTGGAAACGGGCCCTGGACCTCTGCGACAAAGGACTGGCTCACATCATCAGCGGACTCGATCAGCCGCCGCAGGCCCCCCTCCGTGAGACCGGCTTCGATCTGACCGCCGCCTCGGAAGTGATGGCAATCCTCGCTCTGGCTAACGACCCCCGCGATCTGCGCCTGCGACTGGGACGCATCGTTGTCGGCATGACATTCGACCGTCAGCCGGTGACCGTCGAACAATTGGGCTGTGCCGGTGCGATGGCCGCCCTGCTCGTCGATGCCCTGAGACCCAATCTGGTGCAGAGCTGCGAAGCGACCCCGTTTCTCGTGCACTCTGGCCCCTTCGGCAATATCGCACACGGCAACAGTTCTATCATCGCCGACCAGATCGCCCTGCGACTGGCGGATTACGTCGTCACCGAAAGCGGCTTCGGTGCGGACTGCGGCGCAGAAAAGTTCTTCGATATCAAATGCCGCACCAGCGGTCTGCAGCCCGACGCGGAAGTGCTGGTCTGTACGGCCCGTGCGTTGAAACTGCAGAGCGGTCAGTTCGACGTCCATCCGGGGAAACCGCTGCCTCCCGCACTCCTCGAAGAAAATCTGGATGCCCTGCATGCCGGAGCCGTCAATCTGCGGGCGCACCTGGATATCATTCAGCAGTATCATCTGCCCACCGTGGTCGCCATCAATGCCTTCCCCGATGATTCCGAACGCGAACTGGAAGAGATTCAGAAGATCGCGCTCGAACAGGGCGCCTCAGCGGCCGTCATCACACGAGCCTTCAGTGAAGGGGGCGAAGGCTCACTTGCTTTGGCCGAAGCGGTCGTCCAGGCTGCCGCACAGCCGAATCAGTTTCAGTACCTCTATCCCCTCGAAATGCCGATCGCGGAGAAAATCGAAACGATCGCGACCCGCATCTACGGCGCTGGCTCCGTCGAATTCGAACCGTTGGCCCGCCGACGGATGCAGGAATATGAACAGCTGGGTTACGGCGATCTGCCCATCTGCATCGCCAAAACGCAGTATTCGCTCTCCCACGATCCGCATCTGCTGGGACGACCGAGCGGCTTTACCTTCCCGGTCCGCGATCTGCGTCTCTCCGCGGGCGCCGGTTTTCTGTACGCGTTGAGTGGCGAAATCCGCACGATGCCCGGCCTCCCCTCAGAGCCGGCCGCACTGCGGATCGACATCGACGATACCGGCAAGATCATCGGACTGCATTGA
- a CDS encoding mannonate dehydratase → MQLTSVVTPFTNENLTMLSQIGVTHVTIRYPGPGREKLEAVRDQVEACGLKIAAIEGYLPIENIKLGNDRAEAELEEMKTLLRDMQAVSIPFVCYNFMAGTDWVRTQLDAKERGGALVTGFDVAQAEQAVSLSETTRETEASPIGAEELWTNLERFLTELVPVAEECGVTLAMHPDDPPLETFMGKARIMNCVANFERLVQLAPSPANAICFCQGTFAEMGVDIPTTIRRLGPHIKYVHFRDIQGTRERFVETFHDNGPTDMYAAVQAYQEIGFSGPIRPDHVPQLVGEEAGEPGYTMLGRLHAFGYLQGLIEGARKGGNT, encoded by the coding sequence ATGCAACTGACATCGGTAGTCACGCCCTTTACCAACGAGAACCTGACAATGCTGTCACAGATCGGCGTCACGCATGTCACGATCCGCTACCCCGGACCGGGGCGGGAGAAACTGGAAGCGGTGCGTGATCAGGTGGAAGCGTGTGGCTTGAAGATTGCCGCGATCGAAGGTTATCTGCCGATTGAAAACATTAAGCTGGGGAATGACCGGGCCGAGGCTGAACTTGAGGAAATGAAAACGCTGCTGCGAGACATGCAGGCGGTGAGCATTCCCTTCGTCTGTTACAACTTCATGGCGGGTACGGACTGGGTGCGGACGCAGCTGGACGCCAAAGAGCGGGGCGGCGCACTGGTGACTGGTTTTGACGTCGCCCAGGCGGAGCAGGCGGTTTCCCTGTCGGAGACCACGCGGGAGACGGAAGCCAGCCCGATCGGTGCTGAAGAACTCTGGACCAACCTGGAACGGTTTCTCACGGAACTGGTGCCGGTCGCGGAGGAGTGCGGCGTGACGCTGGCGATGCATCCGGACGATCCGCCGCTGGAGACGTTCATGGGCAAAGCGCGGATTATGAACTGCGTCGCAAATTTTGAACGGCTGGTGCAACTGGCGCCCAGTCCGGCGAATGCGATCTGTTTCTGCCAGGGAACCTTCGCCGAGATGGGCGTGGACATTCCAACGACGATCCGGCGGCTGGGTCCGCATATCAAATACGTGCATTTTCGGGACATCCAAGGGACCCGCGAGCGGTTCGTAGAGACCTTTCACGATAACGGTCCCACCGACATGTATGCCGCGGTGCAGGCGTACCAGGAGATTGGTTTTTCAGGGCCGATCCGACCCGACCATGTGCCCCAGCTGGTGGGAGAAGAGGCAGGAGAGCCCGGTTATACCATGCTGGGGCGGCTGCATGCCTTCGGATATCTGCAGGGGTTGATTGAGGGTGCCCGAAAGGGCGGGAATACCTGA
- a CDS encoding hybrid sensor histidine kinase/response regulator, which yields MTNPHKILFCGPSDNQTSDLRQQFASDDYLVVTPENLAQGIAEFDQGNVSALVVPATPGTLPLALIQSGSLLEYLPHAVVVLDSDLRIIWANHRLNLLCDQQESLIGHSFYDAFGAPEILGPDFSPFHTAFSTRKLAKSGLRVGDKSYFDVEVMPVITEPDSEQDPAYLVASVRDISAEVLQRQKLNAIYQAGLELGDLSPEEIYEMSTEDRIELLKAKILHYTQDLLEFETVEIRILDKATQRLDVLLAVGMEQVATNRKLFAKPEGNGVTGFVAATGKSYLCEDTTHDPLYMTGAPDARSSLTVPLHLHDEVLGTFNVESPHTGAFDENDLHFLELFSREVAIALNTLELLVVEKLTTASASTELIMRGVVDPVDEILNDTAWILERYIGHEPNVCERLQRILKDTRHIKQLIQQVGDEMAPQTPHHHKVPAMRQVNPKLLNKRVLVVDSDATVRRAAHELLGRLGCEVETAHNGEEAFLMVRSFHYDVVIADIRLPDMNGYECFAQIREIHEHLPVILMTGFGYDPTHSIVKARQLGLKCVLYKPFRLDQLVTGVEKAVSISEDITSETSN from the coding sequence GTGACCAATCCGCATAAAATTCTCTTCTGTGGGCCATCGGATAACCAGACCTCTGATTTGAGGCAGCAGTTCGCTTCCGACGACTATCTGGTGGTGACTCCGGAGAATCTGGCACAGGGAATTGCGGAGTTCGATCAGGGAAATGTTTCCGCGCTGGTGGTCCCTGCGACCCCCGGGACACTCCCCCTCGCATTGATTCAATCCGGCTCGCTGCTGGAATATCTGCCCCACGCTGTTGTCGTCCTCGATTCCGATCTGCGAATCATCTGGGCCAACCATCGGCTGAACCTGTTATGCGACCAGCAGGAATCGTTAATCGGTCATTCCTTCTACGATGCCTTCGGGGCACCCGAAATTCTGGGCCCGGATTTCAGCCCGTTTCACACTGCCTTTTCCACACGTAAGCTCGCCAAGAGTGGATTGCGGGTGGGAGACAAGAGTTATTTCGACGTCGAAGTTATGCCGGTCATTACCGAACCGGACAGCGAACAGGATCCCGCGTATCTGGTCGCCAGTGTCCGCGATATTTCCGCAGAAGTCCTGCAGCGTCAGAAACTCAACGCTATCTACCAGGCCGGTCTGGAACTGGGCGATCTCTCGCCGGAAGAAATCTACGAGATGTCGACCGAAGACCGGATCGAACTGCTCAAAGCCAAAATTCTGCACTACACACAGGATCTGCTGGAATTCGAAACCGTCGAGATTCGCATCCTGGATAAAGCCACCCAGCGGCTGGATGTTCTGCTGGCCGTCGGCATGGAACAGGTTGCCACCAACCGCAAACTGTTTGCCAAGCCGGAAGGGAACGGCGTGACCGGTTTTGTCGCCGCCACAGGGAAGAGTTATCTCTGTGAAGACACGACACACGATCCACTTTATATGACCGGCGCTCCGGATGCCCGCAGTTCTCTGACCGTTCCTCTGCATCTGCACGACGAAGTCCTGGGAACCTTCAATGTGGAAAGTCCGCATACCGGCGCTTTTGATGAAAACGATCTGCACTTCCTGGAACTGTTCAGTCGCGAAGTCGCGATTGCCCTCAATACTCTGGAACTGCTGGTGGTCGAAAAACTGACCACGGCATCTGCCAGTACCGAGTTAATCATGCGTGGGGTCGTCGATCCGGTCGACGAGATCCTCAACGACACTGCCTGGATTCTGGAGCGGTACATTGGACACGAGCCTAATGTGTGCGAGCGATTGCAGCGTATCCTTAAAGACACTCGCCATATTAAGCAACTGATCCAACAGGTGGGAGACGAAATGGCTCCCCAGACTCCACACCACCACAAAGTGCCTGCCATGCGACAGGTGAACCCCAAGCTGCTCAACAAGCGGGTTCTTGTCGTCGACAGTGACGCCACTGTCAGGCGGGCCGCCCACGAACTGCTGGGTCGGCTGGGGTGTGAAGTCGAGACCGCCCATAACGGTGAAGAAGCATTCCTGATGGTCCGCAGCTTCCACTACGATGTGGTCATTGCCGACATCCGCCTGCCCGATATGAACGGGTACGAATGCTTCGCCCAGATCCGTGAAATCCATGAGCATTTGCCCGTCATCCTGATGACAGGCTTCGGCTACGATCCCACGCACTCGATCGTGAAAGCACGCCAGCTCGGTTTGAAATGCGTCCTCTACAAACCATTCCGCCTGGACCAGTTGGTCACCGGCGTCGAAAAAGCAGTCAGCATTTCCGAAGATATCACCTCAGAAACCTCCAACTGA